In Molothrus ater isolate BHLD 08-10-18 breed brown headed cowbird chromosome 11, BPBGC_Mater_1.1, whole genome shotgun sequence, a genomic segment contains:
- the LOC118691897 gene encoding protein BTG1-like, translating to MRTEISTAAAFVTRLLRAAGGVGEEQLRCFRECLQEAMREHYRHHWFPLVPSKGSGYRCIRINHKMDPLIGKAAGMIGLSHERLFQLLPSELTLWVDPFEVSYRIGEDGSICVLYESPQPGGKAAKQLESRTSCKEEWRIGRSSPSKSYNMMTVSS from the exons ATGAGGACCGAGATCTCCACGGCGGCCGCGTTCGTCACCCGCCTCCTGCGGGCCGCCGGCGGGGTCGGCGAGGAGCAGCTGCGGTGCTTCCGCGAGTGCCTGCAGGAGGCGATGCGCG AGCACTACAGGCACCACTGGTTCCCCCTGGTGCCCTCCAAGGGCTCCGGCTACCGCTGCATCAGGATCAACCATAAGATGGACCCCTTGATAGGAAAGGCGGCGGGGATGATCGGACTGAGCCACGAGAGGCTCTTCCAGCTCTTACCCAGTGAATTAACGCTGTGGGTCGACCCCTTCGAAGTGTCCTATCGCATAGGTGAGGACGGGTCTATCTGTGTGCTGTACGAAAGCCCCCAGCCTGGGGGGAAGGCGGCCAaacagctggagagcaggacCAGCTGCAAGGAGGAGTGGAGGATTGGCAGATCCAGCCCTTCCAAGAGTTACAACATGATGACCGTTTCTAGTTAA